One Brachybacterium kimchii genomic window carries:
- a CDS encoding peptidoglycan-binding protein: MFRSSAPRTHRAAGPAVIDYRGLTAPVGRTVGGLAVVGAVTATASMQAMGSADAATTPAPTHPATTAPTSPLAGAAAATAAKSLAPAAYSNVKLRYGARGSAVSELQRSLRSHGSGIAVDGVFGSKTLSAVKSFQRSAGIGVDGVVGPKTWNALGSSASTGSSSSSHPKLRSGSRGSAVSTLQKQLNQHGAGISVDGVFGSRTLSSVKAFQRAAGISADGVVGPNTWSKLSSSSASIGGSGGSSSGSFNGQSIIAKARSVKGTKYTWGGSSPSTGFDCSGLVKYAYNANGITVPRTAKQQTFAGRIIPQSQAKPGDLVAFTGNDYGHIGIYVGNNQIIDASGSQQKVVERTIWSAPHVFVTYR; this comes from the coding sequence ATGTTCCGCTCCAGCGCCCCGCGCACGCATCGCGCCGCGGGCCCTGCCGTGATCGACTACCGGGGCCTCACGGCTCCCGTCGGTCGCACCGTCGGCGGTCTCGCCGTCGTCGGTGCCGTGACGGCCACGGCCTCCATGCAGGCCATGGGTTCCGCCGATGCAGCAACCACCCCCGCCCCCACTCACCCGGCCACCACCGCGCCGACCTCGCCCCTCGCGGGCGCGGCTGCCGCGACGGCCGCGAAGTCCCTGGCACCCGCCGCCTACTCGAACGTGAAGCTGCGCTACGGCGCACGCGGATCGGCCGTGTCGGAGCTGCAGCGCAGCCTCCGGTCCCACGGTTCGGGCATCGCGGTCGACGGCGTCTTCGGATCGAAGACCCTGAGCGCCGTGAAGTCGTTCCAGCGCAGCGCCGGCATCGGCGTCGACGGGGTCGTCGGCCCCAAGACCTGGAACGCCCTCGGGTCGTCCGCGTCCACGGGATCCTCCTCGTCGAGCCACCCGAAGCTGCGCAGCGGCTCTCGCGGCTCGGCGGTCAGCACCCTGCAGAAGCAGCTGAACCAGCACGGTGCAGGCATTTCGGTCGACGGTGTCTTCGGGTCGAGGACCCTGAGCTCCGTGAAGGCCTTCCAGCGCGCGGCCGGCATCTCCGCCGACGGCGTGGTCGGACCCAACACCTGGTCGAAGCTGTCCTCGAGCAGCGCGTCCATCGGCGGGTCCGGCGGCTCCTCGAGCGGTTCCTTCAACGGGCAGAGCATCATCGCCAAGGCCCGCAGCGTGAAGGGCACCAAGTACACGTGGGGCGGCTCGAGCCCCTCCACCGGGTTCGACTGCTCGGGCCTGGTGAAGTACGCCTACAACGCGAACGGCATCACCGTGCCCCGCACGGCGAAGCAGCAGACGTTCGCAGGCCGGATCATCCCCCAGTCGCAGGCGAAGCCCGGCGACCTGGTGGCCTTCACCGGCAACGACTACGGGCACATCGGCATCTATGTGGGCAACAACCAGATCATCGATGCCTCGGGCTCGCAGCAGAAGGTCGTGGAGCGCACCATCTGGAGCGCACCGCACGTCTTCGTGACCTACCGCTGA
- a CDS encoding metallophosphoesterase, with translation MTRTRSRGAGAGRAALALAGAGAVAAAAAHVWSRHIEIHRFTVREHELRILPPGTRPVRILHLSDAHLMPDQARKIAFLRHLETLKPHLVIDTGDNIASAASIPVLADAIDPLLHRPGAFAMGSNDMFAPHRKNPLRYFLRDPRPEGFTKRHREPDLPLDSLRNALTSHGWKDLTNTRASLRLTGLQVDLVGVDDPHLERDVFPAPDAARGAQQDAGADGTGRTPAAEAAATSTRADDGPAADVPHLRIGVAHAPYQRVLDAFVDDGAQLIFAGHTHGGQLRMPGVGALVTNCDLPRAQARGLSTWRGVPLNVSGGLGANPYSNFRFANPPEATLLTLRPQRR, from the coding sequence ATGACCCGCACCCGTTCCCGCGGCGCGGGCGCCGGACGCGCCGCGCTGGCCCTCGCCGGGGCCGGCGCGGTCGCCGCCGCGGCCGCCCACGTCTGGTCCCGCCACATCGAGATCCACCGCTTCACCGTGCGCGAGCACGAGCTACGGATCCTGCCTCCCGGCACGCGCCCCGTGCGCATCCTGCACCTCAGCGACGCGCATCTGATGCCCGACCAGGCCCGCAAGATCGCCTTCCTGCGCCATCTCGAGACGCTCAAGCCGCACCTGGTGATCGACACCGGCGACAACATCGCCTCCGCGGCCTCCATCCCCGTGCTCGCCGACGCGATCGATCCCCTGCTGCACCGTCCGGGCGCGTTCGCGATGGGTTCGAACGACATGTTCGCTCCTCACCGCAAGAACCCGTTGCGCTACTTCCTGCGCGACCCTCGGCCCGAGGGATTCACGAAGCGCCACCGCGAGCCGGACCTGCCCCTCGACTCCCTGCGCAACGCGCTCACCTCCCACGGCTGGAAGGACCTCACCAACACCCGCGCGAGCCTCCGCCTCACGGGCCTGCAGGTGGACCTCGTGGGCGTGGACGACCCGCACCTCGAGCGCGATGTGTTCCCCGCGCCGGATGCGGCGCGGGGCGCGCAGCAGGACGCGGGGGCCGACGGCACCGGACGGACGCCTGCCGCAGAAGCCGCCGCGACCTCCACCCGAGCCGACGACGGCCCCGCCGCCGATGTCCCGCACCTGCGGATCGGCGTCGCCCACGCGCCGTACCAGCGGGTCCTCGACGCCTTCGTGGACGACGGAGCGCAGCTGATCTTCGCCGGCCACACCCATGGCGGCCAGCTGCGCATGCCCGGCGTCGGCGCCCTGGTCACCAACTGCGACCTGCCGCGTGCGCAAGCCCGGGGCCTCTCCACCTGGCGCGGCGTGCCGCTCAACGTGAGCGGGGGGCTCGGCGCGAACCCCTACTCGAACTTCCGCTTCGCCAATCCGCCGGAGGCGACCTTGCTCACGTTGCGCCCTCAGCGGCGCTGA